The sequence CACAAGAAACGAAAGATCAACATGCCTATGTTTAGTAACCGTTCAAATATCATCATAAAGCAAAGATTTAAAACTcataatcaccttgaagcagccaGTTTGCTTGGAATTCCGGGACCACTCCAACCCCAACATCCTGCTCGAAGTCTGATATGTTGCCCGAAAAGAGTCATCGGCATAAACCCTCCTAGAAACAGCAAAGTCCCACGAATTCTTTGCTACGTCGTAAACAGGCTCGAACGTGGTCAACCCATTATGAACATAGGTGTACTTTAACTTGCAGTTTCCCGAATCAAGGGCATAGTTAGCAGAAACCTTGTTAGCAGCATCAAACACCAAAGTCCCATCCAAAATGGTCCTGTTTTCACCCCTGCTATGAATATAAGTCAAATTCAATGGCTTCTCCGCAACCCTTATAGTGTTCATAAAATGAAACCTGAAGTCCTGCACAGCCAAACATAGCACCCCAAAAAAAAGTCAACATAAGACAGTGAGCATATTTTGGTGTTCATTTTCAGaaaaataatctttttttttctctttcatctcAGGATAATTTGATCATGACTCATCTTCAAAGTTCAACGAGACTATTACACAGTCAGAATTTGTGCTAAAACATGATGTGTCAACATTATAACCTGTTTCTAAAGTGTAAACTCACttaagaaataatttttttttgtgtttaaattagTTGATTTTGACTTCAAACAGATTATAATCCAAACCTTCTCAAATAACACAAGCACAATCTTTCTCTAAACATAACTATAAGCTATAATAATTCGAAGTCAAAATTATAAAATTTCTACAAATATATGAAAAATTATTCCTTTAGCAACgggaaaaaaacacacacacaccaaAATTACTTGATTTTGACTTCAAAAATAGCTTAAAATCCAAAACTTCTTCAACAAccaaaaatatcattttttttccCAAAAGCATAACTATGAGCTAtaattcaaagtaaaaaaaatttctaattgAGGTAACGCGTTTGCGTTGCGTTGAAGAGAAAGTGTTATTGAAAAGAAAAGTGGAACCTTTTTGGGGACATTGTAATCGACGATGAAGGAACCGGGTTTCTCAACTGCGAGGGCCAAACCAGTGAGGCTGGGACCGTTGACGAAGGTGGCGTCGGTGACGGAGGCGCGGAGCTTGACATCTCCGGCGTTGACGGCGACAGTTGCGGCGGCGCCGCCGTTACGGTCGATGTCGTACTTGCCCTTTAAAGCCGCCTTCATCATCGTGAACAACGGAAGCAAGTGAAGAAACGaaggaggaagaatagaggatgttgttatttctttcttatttattttcttttcaaatgagAGAATCAGTGACTCACACTTACCTTTTTGTCCTCTCTTATAATATGCAGAGAGAGAAAAATGGACTACATTTTAGGGAGCTATTTTCGGCCGGGTCGGCCCATCAAATATCATTGGAAATAGGTTTAGTTTTGGGGGCGAATTAGGAATTGGGTGTTTATGGATAGGATCTAATTCGCATATCCGTAATATTTATCAGAATTTGATCTAAAAATTGCGGATATAAAAATAATTTCGATATGATCTATACACTTATATGAttggattgtgaattttatatagGTATTCGCATATTCGTAGATCcgcaaaaataaacaaataaataagtaaatatttttcttatgttttattttaattaataattatcatatatattgtattattttaattttattatttaagaaaagtatatttaatattattttaagagtaaacatatttaaaatagttgaaaatttaattttattaatattttttaataaaaataaattttaaaaaatatttttatgttttgcgaacgaatcggatcggatccgaACTTAAAAATGTGGATATCGGATCCAatccgatgattttagtgcggatcgAATCGAGATTTTAGTCATATCTGATCTAATCCACATTCATCCCTAATTAGGAATTTGGAATAACTGAAAGCTCTTCTTAAGGTAGCTTTTGTTTTGGGGTTAAAGATTcaaactaaaattttagtatttgtGTTTGAAAATTAAAGATTGAGACTTAGTATTGTATTCGCAGATTAAAGTTTGAAACTAAAATTTCAGTCTTGAGACAAAAAATTTTAATCCATTTGGTAACATTTGTTTTGAGATACTGGGACAGAGATTAGAAGACTAGGACttagtattatgtttgttggactagagactggtattaaaatttcagtttttgtCCTCAAGAttttagtacctccaaaaagtgaaaatacaagaaactaaaatttttggggatagagattgaaactttaataatattttatacctaaagtAATcccattttaattattaatttcaactttattctttatgcaaattaaattagagtttcatttttattttattctaagtcTCTTACTTTATACTAAATACAATACTAAAACTTATTTTAATGTCTGTCTCTCAATCTGTGTCTCTTCTCCAAATACTACCTTTAATACTTTCAAAAAGTATAGACACATGAAAAATTTTTTGGAATATGGGCTTAAATTTTAATAACTTTTTTTTCTCAACTATTCTCGTTCAAAATTTTATATTCTAAGTTTATCCTTCACAATTCTTCCTCTACCAGTACTTTCACAGCCCTGACTTCTCAACTCCAATTACACCCCACTTCTCATTCCACCACCAGACACCATTATCAAATTTCACTACCACCACCAACAATAATATCAAAAATAACAACAATCTCATAAATATAtgtcaaaaaataaatttaataattccATATAACacaagaagattttgaaatcagaatagaaaatagaagaatAGTGGGAGGTACTGGATGACAGAAAGCTCATCAAATATTCTGATCTAGAACTCAAACAGAGTCGACATAAAAGTAGAATTGAGGCCCTGTAGCGAGCACAACAGAGAACAGATAGAACAAACAGTGAATCATCAGCAATAGATAATAGAATTAGAACAAATGACAGACCATCGATGAGCACAACGCAAAACTGGAATATAAGACAGATCATTAGTGAGCACTGCGTCGAAATTGGAATGAACATGATAGTGGTGGCTGCTGTTGTCGCTGCTAGCGTTGCCGTGGAGGgatagaaagagagagagagagagagagagagagagaccgcTTGATCGTCGCCGTTNNNNNNNNNNNNNNNNNNNNNNNNNNNNNNNNNNNNNNNNNNNNNNNNNNNNNNNNNNNNNNNNGTAAGAGTATTTTAGTAGTTTTACACTTTCACTTAGTTAAGGTTCTATTTTTATCTTAAACCAAATAAgatattgagattatgagacataactcaattttatatatttacaCTAAATATAATACAAACACAGAGATAAGCCTCAATGTAGTCTCTGAAGTTGCACTCGAGcctcatagtagtccctgaacttAAAAGTTTCTCAAATTTATCCCGAACTTGCACTCCGGGACTCAAAATTGTCCTTCTGGCAATTTCTGGACACCTGGCGCAACCAGAAAGCTGAGCTGGCGGCCTTCATGACACGTGGGCCTTactgaaacgacgtcgttttggctgTGGcgccaaaataagataaaatgatGTCGTTTCATGCTGAAAGCCTCCTCCCTCAACGTTACACTAACCTATGATCTCCCTCCTCCTCTCAGAGTCATCAATGAGAAGGTCGTCGGCATCGATTTGGGAACCACCAACTCCGCCGTGGCTGCCATGGAAGGAGGCAAGTCCACCATCATCACTAACGCCGAGGGTCAGAGGACTACCCCTTCCGTCGTTGCCTACACCAAGTCCGGTGACAGGCTGGTTGGCCAGATTGCGAAGCGGCAGGCGGTGGTAAACCCGGAGAACACCTTCTTCTCCGTTAAGAGGTTTATCGGAAGGAAGATGTCGGAGGTAGACGAAGAGTCCAAGCAGTTCTCCTGCAAAGTCATTAGGGATGAGAACGGCAATGTCAAACTTGACTGCCCCGTCATCGGCAAGCAGTTCGCCACCGAAGAGATTTCCTCTCAGGTTTTCATTGTTCCtcttcaattcttttttttttttgtctattttcTTCAATTTGTGCTGATAGTGTTGCATGCCATAGAATAGGGTTCATGTTCCGTGTGATTTTGGGGCATTTTTTGGGTGTTAGGTTTTGAGGAAGCTTGTGGATGATGCTTCAAAGTTTTTGAATGACAAAGTAACAAAGGTTGTGGTCACTGTGCCTGCTTACTTCAACTATTCTCAAAGGACTGCTACAAAGGATGCTGGTCGGATTGCTGGTTTGGAAGTTCTTTGTAGCATAAATGAACCAACTGCTGCCTCCCTTACCTATGGATTTgaaaagaagaataatgaaacaaTCCTTGTGTTTGACCTTGGCGGTGGTACTTTTGATGTCTCGGGTATGGAAAACAACACAATTCTGGTGTCCCTTGTTTGTTAAAATAGTTGTGTCGATACCTGTATTCATTTGTTTTTTACTCTGGTTCAGTGCTTGAGGTTAGTGATGGAGTGTTTGAAGTGTTGTCTACTTCTGGAGATACACACCTGGGTGGTGATGACTTTGATAAGGTTGGAATTCTTCCATTCTATTTTAGCATGATAAGTTATTGGCTTTTGTTATGTATAATGTATTATATCTAAATGTTTCATGCTATTATCGTGTGGCTGCAGAGAATTGTCGATTGGCTGACTGGAAACTTCAAGAGGGATGAAGGTATTGATCTTTTGAAAAATAAACAGGCTCTTCAGCACCTTACCGAGACAGCTGAAAAGGTAAAAATGGAGCTCTCGTCATTGACCCAAACAAACATTAGGTATTTTACTTCTTCTCGCAACAGTCTCTAGCCAAGCTAATAGTTTTTTGAATGTGCTTTCCTTGCTTTGTGAAAACTCCTGAGATATTGATTTTTATGTTTTCAGTTTGTCGTTCATAACCGCGACAGCAGATGGCCCCAAGCATATTGAGACAACCCTTACAAGGGCTAAATTTGAAGAATTATGTTTAGATCTTCTTGATAGGTAATGATAGCCAAATCCTTCTCCCCCCTCCAATGACAAACCTTCTTGATGCTCCATATCTAAAATGCAGCAAAAAAACTCATGTATCATGTATAATGATGTATAATCTCGTATAATGATGCTACTTGCATGAATTCTGTGACAGGCTATCTTGTATAATGATGCTCGCGCTTGCCATAACCGTCGGGCTTCAAGGATGGAGAAGACAAGAACACAGAACCGAAGAGAAGAGAACATAGTGAGCATGTGGCCTTTAAATTTGGGGATTATGGTTTTAACTTCAATTGAGGGACCAAATTGATTCGAAAGAGTTTACTCTGCCACATCAGCTAGCCGTTGTAACGCCCACGTGTCACGAAGGCTGCTAGCTCTGCTTTCTGGTTGCGCCAGGTGGCTAGAAATTGCCGAAAGGACAAGTTTGAGTCCCGGAGTGCAAGTTCGGGAATGAATTTGAGGAACTTTTaagttcagggactactatgaggCTCGAGTGCAACTTTAGGGACTACATTAAGGCTTATCTCTACAAACACATAATATAATTTATGTTTCGTAGTCTCAATCTCCCTTCTAAATACTACATAAGAAAAACAATATTGTTTAGGGTTTGTATATCTATAACTTCATATTTTGGACGATAAATAGAGTGAGACAAAATGTTTAAAATTGTGTTTAATTTGTGTTTTAATTTTTAgtactttttgttttttaaaattttataaaaaaaaagaaaaacaaaaggtagaaacaaaaaaaaaattattgttttcgtttttttttattaattctaaNNNNNNNNNNNNNNNNNNNNNNNNNNNNNNNNNNNNNNNNNNNNNNNNNNNNNNNNNNNNNNNNNNNNNNNNNNNNNNNNNNNNNNNNNNNNNNNNNNNNNNNNNNNNNNNNNNNNNNNNNNNNNNNNNNNNNNNNNNNNNNNNNNNNNNNNNNNNNNNNNNNNNNNNNNNNNNNNNNNNNNNNNNNNNNNNNNNNNNNNNNNNNNNNNNNNNNNNNNNNNNNNNNNNNNNNNNNNNNNNNNNNNNNNNNNNNNNNNNNNNNNNNNNNNNNNNNNNNNNNNNNNNNNNNNNNNNNNNNNNNNNNNNNNNNNNNNNNNNNNNNNNNNNNNNNNNNNNNNNNNNNNNNNNNNNNNNNNNNNNNNNNNNNNNNNNNNNNNNNNNNNNNNNNNNNNNNNNNNNNNNNNNNNNNNNNNNNNNNNNNNNNNNNNNNNNNNNNNNNNNNNNNNNNNNNNNNNNNNNNNNNNNNNNNNNNNNNNNNNNNNNNNNNNNNNNNNNNNNNTAGGTGCATGGGATAATCTATTGTtagagaaaacaaataaaaaaaaaaagttatataataatgttaaaTCAGACAGAGTAACCTATAGTATGACTCAAACCAACCTTACAAAAAAATTTCGTTGTTGTGAATTGTTTGCTGTTTGAAGGAAGCATATGCCACAATGGACCTAGCTAGGAATGTTGGATGCTATGCTTGCTCCTATTATTTTGGTGGTCCTCCAAAAGAGGCACAAAATAACGATTCCCTCTATTATGATTCTCTTGTACATATGGCATCCTATGAATGAAGATAACGGTCATGGAtgttaatttcataaatttaatTTAGGACAAAGTACTAAATTAGTCTCTTATGTTTGGGCGTAattttgttttgatctttaaggtttaaagtgttctatttgaatccaaaaaagtttcatttagcttcaatttagTACCAGTGAagtcaaagataaataattaacgaaatatcCTACATGACCGCAGTATAAAAATAAGGTCAATAATTTGGAGAATAGGTACAAGCTCTATAggtacaaaatcaaccgtggatgcatcaatacatgtatttaatatttttttttagttttataaaaatatttcattttaattataaaaaaaatgataaataaatgtattaatgcattcacggttgattttgtgcctttggAGCTTGTATTTATTCTCTAGATTATCGACGTTATTCTTATACTGCTGTCATGtaagacattttgttaattatttatctttgacctCCGGTGGAACTAAATTGaagctaaataaaacttttttggattcaaataggacactttaaaccttaaggaccaaaacagaattacatCCAAACAtaagggaccaatttagtactttacccgtTAATTTATCATCTTTAGGCATGCACTTGTTATAAAAGTTAATTTCATAAATTTTAGATGTTGATCCTACTAACTTTATATGGTTATCGATGTGCTAAACTTATTCTATTTGTATataagcttttttttttaaatattggatAACAAATCAAATAATTGGTTTTTGCTATATTTTGGTTAAGAAGATTTGTTAATGAATAGTAATTAATTAGTTACTATATAGTTCAATAAAATTGCATACCCAACATAGCTTTATATAGGCATATAGATTTATTGCTATTTGCTATATTTTGGTTAAGAAGATTTGTTAATGaatagtaattaattaataatgcttCCTACACCGACGCATAACCCATCACAACATACACCACcctcacaaaaaaacacacacccAAAAAACCAAAAatcccatttccaaattcattacCAAAACCCCCTTGTGTCATTCTTCTCTCTTGGCGATTTTGATTTCTCTTGAATTTGTTTTGAATAATGAGAAAGTTGTGTCCGAATGTGGAGAATGCTAAAGGATTGGCGACGGTATTGGAGGTTCCAATACCGGAAAAAATGTGGACTAAAATAGGTCGAAATTCGTCGAGCCGATGGAAAAACCTAAGAGCATTGATGAAGGCTCAACTTTCAAATGATAAGTCCTCACATTTCAAAACACATTCAAAACATGAATTCATTGCTTTGATCAAGTTGGTTGGTTCTCCACTCATCCCTCAACAAGTTCAATCCGATCACACATTTGTTACATCCCTGAAAATTTCTCCCAAAGTATGCATCATTTTTCATCTCTTATATAATATTCTTTCTCATGTTATTGTTAGAATTCAACTTGGTGCAATTGATGTAATGTTATATGTAACATCATGAAAGAGTATCAAAGTTTCTTGGCTTTTCTATAAAACTTAACATGTTATAGAATTTTTAGCATCATCacccaatttttttttcatatgtaTCACACAAAAATGTTATAttacaattttattttaataatttattcagTTATATATTTTgagaataaattaaaacaaatataaatatataataacttatCTGATTACTGATTTTGATGTATACGTCATATTTTTGTATAGATATTCAATAAGGTATAAATTCACGCACAGTTACTTTCAtttaaagttgatagttgagaattgCTAAATCATTTAACGATTATCGACTATTAACTTCATATGAAGATAACTTCACGTGAGTTTTCACCGTTGAATAAATATTTTCTCAAAAGTTGTTAAATAAGAAGATAGATTATGTTGGCATAATATATATGTAGGAAGCTTGTAGTGCAAAGTACATAGTGCAACAATACATAGCAGCAATGGGAGGAGTAGATGCATTGGATTCAATGGAAAGTATGTATGTAGTGGGACAAGTGAGGATGATTGGTTCTGAGATGCGCAAAGAAGATTCTAAACTTAAACCAATTGGAAAAACTGAAGTTGGAGGCTTTGTTCTTTGGCAAAAAAACCCTAATTTATGGCACTTTGAATTGGTTGTTTCTGGCTACAAAGTTAGTGCAGGTTCTGATGGCAATATAACATGGAATCAATCTTCTTCTCAACCTTCTCATGCAAATAAAGGTCCCCCTCGACCACTTCGTCGCTTCTTTCAGGTACTATCTCTTGTTAGATCAACGTTAGatttatcaaattttaagaataaaattgtCGTCCGAATCAGTAGAGTTGGAGTCTTAGAAGTTCAGCgggatataataaaataatatatttatatataatttaaaaaaaattgtgatttattattttaaattagtgaatcaCTAATAAAGAGTGGACAgataaaaaatatgaataacaaaaataatattttttaaataattcttaATTTCTTTTCTAAACTCTTTGTACCATGCTAACagaatctaattttatttttgtgaatAGGGATTAGATCCAAGGTGTACAACAAACTTGTTTGTAGAAGCAAAATGTGTAGGAGAGAAAAGAATGAACAATGAAGAATGCTTCCTACTAAAGTTAGAAGCAGCACAAGACATTCTTGAATCACAAAACACAGAGCAGACAGAAATCATAAGGCACACAATGTGGGGTTATTTCAGTCAAAGGACAGGGCTATTGATCAAATTTGAGGACAACAAATTGATGAGAATGAAATCCCATATGAAAGATGATCATGATTTTGTGTTTTGGGAAACAAGCATTGAGTCTTTGATTGAGGATTATAGGTATGTTAATGGGATCAACATAGCACATGGTGGAAAATCAGTGGTTATGTTATGTAGGTATGGCATGGAAATTAATCACAAGAGGAAGATTGAGGAAACATGGAAAATTGAAGAAGTTGGTTTTAATGTTTGTGGTTTGTCCATGGATTGTTTCTTACCTCCTTCTGATATCTACAAGGGACATGATCCCATGGAACAAATAGATTAGTTCTTTATATATGATTTTGTAAAAGTTAATCTCCTaaataaaaaagttttgaaaattctatttctattttgctttttataataaattaaacaaaaaagagACGTCGtcttaatttaaaatagaataacTCTATGTTTTATCactaataaaataatatacaatttcgtaaattaatttttaattcaatgCTGTCTCTCACATTATTAGTAATTTATCTTTGATttttcataatcatcatcattttttcCCCTATTACAACAGTTATATCAAGCTCAATTCATGTGTTTTATTCTAATCTCTGTTTTTCACGTTTACCAACTTTTAGTTCACTTGTTGAAACTGATTTTAAAGAGGGAGTGGAGTCTAGGTTTAATCTAACCcttcattgctttctcttttctatttaattttggtcCCACTTAGAGAATTAAAAgtgaaagatcacactttattctctcaagtgttttTTTCACTGAAGAGGATCCATTTCCTTCTAAAGATGCAATGTTTGGTTTATTACTTTGATAATGAGGTATTCTTTAATATCAATGATTAGGTATTCTTTAAAAATACTCATCATTTTGGTAGAAGTATAATATCAATACAATtaggtattttttaaaaattgtccaTCATTCAGCctttagaagagagagaaattaaaaaataagtaatttttcataaaaaaacaaGTAACTTCCTATAAAAATaagtatttaaattaattaaataatattttttaaattaaaagattgAATAAAGGctaaaaatttaaagaataaataGCATTTCTCGAATAATATTATatgattttggatttttttttgtgactaaaaaaAAAGGTGAAAATTTACGTTTTGTCTTAAAATAAGGTGAAAATTTACGTGCATTTTTTTCATGTAAAATTAATAGCTGTGAgttgttaaataataatttaatcaaatatgtcAAATCATCTAATAATTTTCAACTAACAACTTCACATCAAGATAGTTGTATACCAGTTTTTATCTAgaaataaatcttttttttttggtaaagatGTAGAAATAAATCTAATTTCTCGTTTGAAGAGATTCTTTTAGAAGAAAAATTTTTCTAATTGGCCCAATACTATTTTTATTGTGATTtgtgaaaacagaaaaaattaagGTGAATAGCCCAAGCCCAATACCCATCAGCAAACCCTAATTTTTCTCTGAACATTTCCAACCTCTGAAGATTTCTCTTAATTCCTATCCCAACCATATATAATCCCCTTCCACTCTTCCATTGCcgtcacttctttcttctttcttttccctGACCACAAGTCCCTAACTTTTGTTCCTTTTCAGgtttggtttttagggttttgattGATTATTAGGTAATTCCATATTGTGAAATTTTGGTGCcaaagtttcaatttttattcTGTTATGGTGATGATTATATTGTTGTGTGCATCTGTCTTTACCCTCTCCATGTTTGTGAATTTGAATGGCAATGGGGATATAACTGATGCACAGATTCAAAATGGTTGACTTACCAGCCCATTGCACCTTGTTTTTCCAATTGCCATGGGTCAAATGGATCTaccaaaattcaatttattcaatGTATATTGTTTGTTCAAATTGGCATGTGATGATTACTTGATAAACCGCTTATTGATATACTGATTTTTTCAGTGTTGACAACACACTTTTCTGATGccatatatattttagtttgctcAATTTTAATCTCATGTTGTAATTTGCTCTGTCTTTAGCATTTTCTTAGTTAACTATTCACTAGAAGATGTTTCAGTTGAAAATGATAAACTCAGATGTAGTTAACTTCAGATGGAGTTTCTAACTTTCTACCTAGTTTAAAACTGTTATAAGGTTTGAT is a genomic window of Arachis ipaensis cultivar K30076 chromosome B06, Araip1.1, whole genome shotgun sequence containing:
- the LOC107647817 gene encoding uncharacterized protein LOC107647817; the protein is MRKLCPNVENAKGLATVLEVPIPEKMWTKIGRNSSSRWKNLRALMKAQLSNDKSSHFKTHSKHEFIALIKLVGSPLIPQQVQSDHTFVTSLKISPKEACSAKYIVQQYIAAMGGVDALDSMESMYVVGQVRMIGSEMRKEDSKLKPIGKTEVGGFVLWQKNPNLWHFELVVSGYKVSAGSDGNITWNQSSSQPSHANKGPPRPLRRFFQGLDPRCTTNLFVEAKCVGEKRMNNEECFLLKLEAAQDILESQNTEQTEIIRHTMWGYFSQRTGLLIKFEDNKLMRMKSHMKDDHDFVFWETSIESLIEDYRYVNGINIAHGGKSVVMLCRYGMEINHKRKIEETWKIEEVGFNVCGLSMDCFLPPSDIYKGHDPMEQID
- the LOC107647816 gene encoding stromal 70 kDa heat shock-related protein, chloroplastic-like yields the protein MLKASSLNVTLTYDLPPPLRVINEKVVGIDLGTTNSAVAAMEGGKSTIITNAEGQRTTPSVVAYTKSGDRLVGQIAKRQAVVNPENTFFSVKRFIGRKMSEVDEESKQFSCKVIRDENGNVKLDCPVIGKQFATEEISSQVLRKLVDDASKFLNDKVTKVVVTVPAYFNYSQRTATKDAGRIAGLEVLCSINEPTAASLTYGFEKKNNETILVFDLGGGTFDVSVLEVSDGVFEVLSTSGDTHLGGDDFDKRIVDWLTGNFKRDEGIDLLKNKQALQHLTETAEKVKMELSSLTQTNIRYFTSSRNSL
- the LOC107605739 gene encoding outer envelope pore protein 24, chloroplastic, with amino-acid sequence MMKAALKGKYDIDRNGGAAATVAVNAGDVKLRASVTDATFVNGPSLTGLALAVEKPGSFIVDYNVPKKDFRFHFMNTIRVAEKPLNLTYIHSRGENRTILDGTLVFDAANKVSANYALDSGNCKLKYTYVHNGLTTFEPVYDVAKNSWDFAVSRRVYADDSFRATYQTSSRMLGLEWSRNSKQTGCFKIVASLNLAEELKVPKLSAETTWNFEM